A part of Streptomyces sp. DSM 40750 genomic DNA contains:
- a CDS encoding replication initiator codes for MLASLGTLPELARQLSGLGGCTHPVRLDGHRTEYAVDTTTGEVGRVLHHLDSTALPAGNLLVRCNNRRATRCAACAEVYRRDTFHLITAGLRGGKGAPEQVGTHPRVFATFTAPSFGPVHNRPSSGRPCRCGARHDDTDPVLGTPLDPDTYDYEAAVLWNAHAGALWRRFSIYLRREVAKLAVLTQRAFRDHARISFAKVAEYQKRGAVHFHAVIRLDGPEGGDTSPPAWATAELLSDAIHAAAAAARVSGPTVDGRAHTFTFGRQLDVRPIRSADFDGGQELTERAVAAYIAKYATKGAETTTGTLDRPIRFLAELAGARITDHARRMIRTAWTLGARPELADLRLRAWAHMLGFRGHFSTKSRRYSTTLGALRDARADWRRAQAAPPASQDGETTLVLAHWVFAGTGLSAGETWLSASLEPAPGTEGEPTT; via the coding sequence TTGCTCGCCTCACTCGGTACCCTGCCCGAACTGGCCCGCCAACTCTCCGGCCTGGGCGGCTGCACCCACCCCGTACGCCTCGACGGCCACCGCACCGAGTACGCCGTCGACACGACGACCGGTGAGGTCGGACGCGTCCTGCACCACCTCGACTCCACCGCCCTCCCCGCCGGAAACCTCCTCGTCCGCTGCAACAACCGCCGTGCCACCCGCTGCGCGGCCTGCGCGGAGGTCTACCGCCGCGACACCTTCCACCTGATCACCGCCGGACTGCGCGGCGGCAAGGGCGCCCCCGAACAGGTCGGCACGCACCCGCGGGTCTTCGCCACCTTCACCGCGCCGAGCTTCGGCCCGGTCCACAACCGTCCCTCCAGCGGGCGGCCCTGCCGCTGCGGTGCCCGGCACGACGACACAGACCCGGTCCTCGGTACGCCCCTCGATCCGGACACGTACGACTACGAAGCGGCCGTGCTCTGGAACGCCCACGCCGGGGCCCTGTGGCGCCGGTTCTCCATCTACCTCCGCCGTGAGGTCGCCAAGCTGGCCGTCCTCACCCAACGCGCCTTCCGCGACCACGCCCGCATCTCCTTCGCCAAGGTCGCCGAGTACCAGAAGCGCGGAGCCGTCCACTTCCACGCGGTCATCCGCCTCGACGGCCCCGAAGGCGGCGACACCTCGCCCCCGGCCTGGGCCACGGCCGAGCTGCTGAGCGACGCGATCCATGCCGCTGCTGCCGCCGCCCGTGTCAGTGGTCCGACTGTCGACGGACGGGCCCACACCTTCACCTTCGGCCGTCAGCTCGACGTCCGTCCGATCCGCTCGGCCGACTTCGACGGCGGCCAGGAGCTGACCGAGCGGGCCGTAGCGGCGTACATCGCCAAGTACGCCACCAAGGGCGCCGAGACGACGACCGGCACCCTTGACCGGCCGATCCGCTTCCTCGCCGAGCTGGCCGGGGCCCGGATCACCGACCACGCCCGACGCATGATCCGAACCGCCTGGACCCTCGGCGCACGCCCCGAGCTGGCAGATCTCCGCCTACGCGCCTGGGCGCACATGCTCGGCTTCCGCGGCCACTTCTCCACCAAGTCCCGCCGCTACTCCACCACCCTCGGCGCACTCCGGGACGCCCGCGCCGACTGGCGCCGAGCACAAGCGGCCCCGCCCGCATCCCAGGACGGCGAAACCACGCTCGTCCTCGCCCACTGGGTCTTCGCCGGTACGGGTCTCAGCGCGGGCGAGACCTGGCTTTCCGCGTCCCTTGAACCCGCTCCCGGAACGGAAGGAGAGCCGACCACATGA
- a CDS encoding excisionase family DNA-binding protein — protein sequence MNDRYLSVDQVAELLGTTARFPRRLIEERRIRYVKVGRHVRIPESALHEYLDSRTVEPIRLRRTGLRRAA from the coding sequence ATGAACGACCGCTACCTGTCCGTCGACCAGGTCGCCGAGCTGCTGGGCACGACCGCCCGCTTTCCCCGGCGGCTCATCGAGGAGCGGCGTATTCGATATGTGAAGGTCGGCCGTCACGTTCGCATCCCCGAGAGCGCCCTTCACGAGTACCTGGACTCTCGGACCGTCGAGCCGATCCGGCTCCGCCGTACCGGACTTCGGAGGGCCGCCTGA
- a CDS encoding tyrosine-type recombinase/integrase, whose product MANKKGRRRRFGAVRQYRSGKWTASYLAPDNERVRAPETFETKKDAEIWLSQVEADLSRGDWRAPDAGAVNFREYAEKWVEERELAVRTVDLYQHLLRLYILPTFGTLDLDEITAPRVREWRAERLRATSAKTTVAKAYRLLKGIMETAVDDDLISRNPCRIKGAGKESAAERRIATVVQVDALAEAIGIRWRLMVYLGAYGPMRPEELAGLRRRDVDLDNLVIRVRVAEPERTNGKRAPGATKSDAGARLVVLPAFLEKDVKRHLAWYAEKGPDGLLFVGEKGAAFRRTSFGRKWRRARAAAGLPDGFRFYDLRHTGHTLSTRSGATLKDTMVRAGQSSEKAALIYQHSDDERQRDLAAGLDEMVRAERAKNHTGDSAHHKEEATGT is encoded by the coding sequence ATGGCCAACAAGAAGGGCAGACGTCGCCGCTTCGGAGCCGTGCGGCAGTACCGGTCCGGGAAGTGGACGGCGTCCTACCTTGCTCCCGACAACGAGCGTGTGCGTGCACCCGAGACCTTCGAGACGAAGAAGGACGCTGAGATCTGGCTGTCCCAGGTTGAGGCGGATCTCAGCCGGGGCGACTGGCGCGCTCCCGACGCGGGCGCCGTGAACTTCCGTGAGTACGCCGAGAAATGGGTCGAGGAGCGGGAGTTGGCCGTACGGACGGTGGACCTGTACCAACACCTTCTTCGGCTCTACATCCTCCCGACCTTCGGCACACTCGACCTGGACGAGATCACCGCACCTCGCGTCCGTGAATGGCGGGCGGAGCGACTTCGGGCGACCAGCGCCAAGACAACCGTCGCCAAGGCATACCGGCTGCTCAAAGGCATCATGGAAACGGCCGTCGATGACGACCTGATCAGTCGCAACCCGTGCCGAATCAAGGGCGCGGGCAAGGAGTCCGCTGCTGAGCGCCGGATCGCCACCGTTGTCCAGGTCGACGCGCTCGCCGAAGCGATCGGTATCCGCTGGCGCCTCATGGTCTACCTCGGGGCGTACGGGCCGATGCGGCCCGAAGAACTGGCCGGTCTCCGGCGCCGAGACGTCGACCTCGACAACCTTGTGATCCGTGTCCGCGTCGCCGAGCCCGAGCGGACCAACGGGAAGCGCGCTCCCGGAGCCACCAAGTCCGATGCGGGCGCCCGCCTCGTCGTCCTGCCGGCCTTCCTGGAGAAGGACGTCAAGCGCCACCTCGCCTGGTACGCGGAGAAGGGGCCCGATGGACTTCTCTTCGTCGGGGAGAAGGGCGCTGCCTTCCGCCGCACGTCCTTCGGCCGGAAGTGGCGTCGTGCCCGTGCAGCTGCGGGCCTGCCGGACGGCTTCCGCTTCTACGACCTTCGCCACACCGGGCACACGCTGTCCACGCGCTCCGGCGCCACGCTCAAAGACACCATGGTTCGGGCGGGACAGTCCTCTGAGAAGGCTGCGCTGATCTACCAGCACTCCGACGACGAGCGGCAGCGCGACTTGGCGGCTGGCCTTGACGAGATGGTGCGCGCCGAGCGTGCGAAGAACCACACGGGCGACTCCGCGCACCACAAGGAGGAGGCCACCGGGACGTAG
- the dcd gene encoding dCTP deaminase yields the protein MLLSDKDIRAEIDSGRVRIEPYDESMVQPSSVDVRLDRYFRVFENHRYPHIDPSIEQADLTRLVEPEGDEPFILHPGEFVLASTYEVISLPDDLASRLEGKSSLGRLGLVTHSTAGFIDPGFSGHVTLELSNLATLPIKLWPGMKIGQLCLFRLSSPAEFPYGSERYGSRYQGQRGPTASRSFLNFHRTQV from the coding sequence GTGCTTCTCTCAGACAAAGACATCCGGGCCGAGATCGATTCCGGCCGGGTGCGGATCGAACCGTACGACGAATCCATGGTGCAGCCGTCGAGCGTCGACGTGCGTCTCGACCGCTACTTCAGGGTGTTCGAGAATCACCGGTATCCGCACATCGATCCGTCCATCGAACAGGCCGATCTCACACGGCTCGTGGAGCCCGAGGGGGATGAGCCGTTCATCCTGCATCCGGGCGAGTTCGTGCTCGCGAGTACGTACGAGGTCATCAGCCTTCCCGACGATCTCGCCTCGCGGCTTGAGGGGAAGAGCTCGCTGGGGCGGCTCGGGCTCGTCACCCATTCCACCGCCGGGTTCATCGATCCCGGGTTCTCCGGGCACGTGACCCTTGAGCTGTCGAATCTCGCGACGCTGCCGATCAAGCTCTGGCCGGGGATGAAGATCGGGCAGCTGTGCCTGTTCCGGCTCAGTTCGCCGGCCGAGTTCCCGTACGGCAGTGAGCGGTACGGGTCGCGGTACCAGGGGCAGCGGGGGCCGACCGCCTCCCGGTCCTTCCTCAACTTCCACCGGACGCAGGTATGA
- a CDS encoding phosphoribosyltransferase: MSGEAAGVSDAVVRENLTYEAFGTAVRELAQAIADDGYEPDIVLSIARGGVFVAGGLAYALDCKNIHLVNVEFYTGVGTTLDMPVMLAPVPNAIDFSDKKVLITDDVADTGKTLKLVYDFCLDAVAEVRSAVIYEKSHSLVKCEYVWKRTDEWINFPWSVEPPVVRRAGQVLDA, encoded by the coding sequence ATGAGTGGAGAGGCGGCCGGGGTGAGCGATGCCGTCGTGCGCGAGAACCTGACCTACGAGGCCTTCGGCACCGCCGTCCGTGAGCTCGCGCAGGCCATCGCCGACGACGGGTACGAGCCCGACATAGTGCTGTCCATCGCCCGGGGCGGGGTCTTCGTGGCCGGCGGACTCGCCTACGCCCTGGACTGCAAGAACATCCACCTCGTGAACGTCGAGTTCTACACCGGCGTCGGCACGACGCTCGACATGCCCGTGATGCTCGCGCCCGTCCCGAACGCGATCGACTTCTCCGACAAGAAGGTCCTGATCACGGACGACGTCGCCGACACGGGCAAGACGCTCAAGCTCGTCTACGACTTCTGCCTCGACGCCGTGGCGGAGGTCCGGTCCGCCGTGATCTATGAGAAGTCCCACTCTCTCGTGAAGTGCGAGTACGTGTGGAAGCGGACCGACGAGTGGATCAACTTCCCGTGGAGTGTCGAGCCGCCGGTCGTGAGGCGAGCCGGGCAGGTTCTCGACGCCTGA
- a CDS encoding Yip1 family protein: protein MSQLGRKAGPVGPGPARGRPGTGTFDDVAGFRIGRGRDNRAPQARPQNPPYGQQAPQAGGPSYGYPQTPPQPPYGGGRGGGQGWPQTHGGGHPGNHGTHGNHGSHGNHGEPEYFGDDGTHPHGGADPYAANNPGHTQMFAVGEDPYHQSEPYRAGHAPAAPLGPRLPWKALLKGIVTSPNQTFLVMRDYPVWGPALIVSFLYGLLAVFGFDTAREDVINATLSNAVPIVLVTAVTMVVSTLILGVVTHTLARQLGGDGAWQPTAGLSMLIMALTDAPRLVVAMFAGGDASFVQILGWITWVAAGALLTLMVSRSHDLPWPKALGASAIQLVAILSLIKLGTF from the coding sequence ATGTCACAGCTCGGCCGCAAAGCCGGGCCGGTTGGCCCCGGCCCGGCACGCGGCCGCCCGGGAACAGGTACGTTCGATGACGTGGCTGGATTCAGGATCGGACGCGGCAGGGACAACCGCGCTCCTCAAGCGCGACCGCAGAACCCTCCGTACGGACAGCAGGCCCCGCAGGCCGGCGGCCCGTCGTACGGCTATCCCCAGACGCCCCCGCAACCGCCGTACGGCGGCGGCCGGGGCGGCGGCCAGGGCTGGCCCCAGACGCACGGCGGCGGTCACCCCGGTAACCACGGGACCCATGGCAATCACGGGTCCCACGGGAACCACGGCGAGCCGGAGTACTTCGGCGACGACGGGACGCACCCCCACGGCGGCGCGGATCCGTACGCGGCCAACAACCCGGGGCACACCCAGATGTTCGCCGTCGGCGAGGACCCGTACCACCAGAGCGAGCCCTACCGCGCGGGCCACGCCCCGGCGGCCCCGCTCGGTCCACGGCTGCCCTGGAAGGCCCTCCTCAAGGGCATCGTCACCAGCCCGAACCAGACCTTCCTGGTGATGCGCGACTACCCGGTGTGGGGCCCGGCCCTCATCGTGTCGTTCCTGTACGGCCTGCTGGCCGTCTTCGGCTTCGACACGGCCCGCGAAGACGTGATCAACGCGACGCTCTCGAACGCCGTGCCGATCGTGCTCGTCACCGCCGTGACGATGGTGGTGAGCACCTTGATCCTGGGCGTGGTCACCCACACCCTGGCCCGCCAGCTCGGCGGCGACGGCGCCTGGCAGCCCACGGCCGGCCTCTCCATGCTGATCATGGCCCTGACGGACGCGCCCCGCCTGGTCGTCGCGATGTTCGCGGGCGGCGACGCCTCCTTCGTCCAGATCCTCGGCTGGATCACCTGGGTGGCCGCCGGCGCCCTGCTGACCCTGATGGTCTCCAGGTCCCACGACCTCCCGTGGCCGAAGGCCCTCGGCGCCTCCGCGATCCAGCTGGTCGCGATCCTGTCACTGATCAAGCTGGGCACGTTCTAG
- a CDS encoding FG-GAP repeat protein yields MHRRTYALAAATAATAAVTLTLGAHPAAALPTPVTSDFNADGYADLAVGVPDATVNGMAKAGYVNVVWGGAMGLGRHGGIRISQATAEVPGTPEAGDRFGAAVALEDLSGDGVAELIVGVPGEDVTGRGTDAGSVTVVGGAKSGTGPGSTVLTGPSAKSAYGWSVAAADVTGDDGRDIVVGGRDKVVLRAVVDGGEDVVVTTVLATPMGGRAPLLATGDFTADGTDDLALAFHTINAPYTQSHIRLWAWDPAEQRMANTWNSSNGAASALAVGDFDGDGLDDLALGECREIADENIDDPCGPESYAKGGGIHIKYGDEHAFGHRSQTLNQDTVGVYGVAEDGDRFGASLAVLDFNGDGRDDLIAGAPGEAIGTRGAAGAATLLLGHAGGIVDQYGEASSVQYHQDRPRVPGAAETSDAFGTAVATGDYDKDGTPDTAVGTPGENTNSGGVWVFPKTSVTGSYALTPKNLGLPSPTTALSYGRYLSSH; encoded by the coding sequence GTGCACAGACGGACGTACGCCCTGGCCGCCGCCACCGCCGCCACGGCGGCAGTGACCCTCACCCTCGGCGCCCACCCGGCAGCCGCCCTGCCGACCCCCGTGACCAGCGACTTCAACGCCGACGGTTACGCGGACCTCGCCGTCGGCGTCCCCGACGCGACCGTGAACGGCATGGCGAAGGCCGGCTATGTGAACGTCGTCTGGGGCGGCGCGATGGGCCTGGGCAGACACGGAGGCATCCGGATCAGTCAGGCCACCGCCGAGGTCCCCGGCACCCCGGAGGCGGGCGACCGCTTCGGCGCGGCCGTGGCGCTGGAGGACCTGAGCGGCGACGGCGTCGCGGAGCTGATCGTCGGCGTGCCCGGCGAGGACGTCACCGGCCGCGGCACGGACGCGGGCTCGGTCACCGTCGTCGGCGGCGCGAAGAGCGGCACCGGCCCGGGGTCCACCGTCCTCACCGGCCCGTCGGCGAAGTCGGCGTACGGCTGGTCGGTCGCGGCGGCGGACGTGACCGGCGACGACGGCCGGGACATCGTGGTCGGCGGCCGGGACAAGGTCGTGCTGCGTGCCGTCGTCGACGGCGGTGAGGACGTCGTCGTCACGACCGTCCTGGCCACGCCCATGGGCGGCCGCGCCCCGCTCCTCGCCACCGGCGACTTCACCGCCGACGGCACGGACGACCTGGCCCTCGCCTTCCACACCATCAACGCCCCCTACACCCAGTCGCACATACGGCTGTGGGCGTGGGACCCGGCCGAGCAGCGCATGGCCAACACCTGGAACTCCAGCAACGGCGCCGCCTCCGCGCTCGCCGTCGGCGACTTCGACGGCGACGGTCTGGACGACCTGGCCCTCGGCGAGTGCCGCGAGATCGCCGACGAGAACATCGACGACCCGTGCGGCCCGGAGTCGTACGCCAAGGGCGGCGGCATCCACATCAAGTACGGGGACGAGCACGCCTTCGGCCATCGCTCCCAGACCCTCAACCAGGACACGGTCGGCGTGTACGGCGTCGCCGAGGACGGCGACCGCTTCGGCGCGTCCCTCGCCGTACTGGACTTCAACGGCGACGGCCGCGACGACCTGATCGCGGGCGCCCCCGGCGAGGCCATCGGCACCCGCGGGGCGGCCGGCGCGGCCACGCTCCTGCTGGGCCACGCCGGCGGCATCGTCGACCAGTACGGCGAGGCGTCGTCCGTCCAGTACCACCAGGACCGGCCCCGCGTCCCGGGCGCCGCCGAGACCTCCGACGCCTTCGGCACGGCCGTCGCCACCGGCGACTACGACAAGGACGGCACCCCGGACACGGCCGTCGGCACGCCGGGCGAGAACACGAACTCCGGCGGCGTCTGGGTCTTCCCGAAGACCTCCGTGACGGGCTCCTACGCCCTCACCCCGAAGAACCTGGGCCTCCCGTCCCCCACGACGGCACTGTCGTACGGCAGATACCTGAGCAGCCACTGA
- a CDS encoding nuclear transport factor 2 family protein, producing MAEHPNAALVRKGYEAFTRGDMDSLRGMMASDCTHHVPGSHFLSGDYKGQDSIIDLYQRLFQETGGTFNVNLSHVCVDGRGHAVSVHRYTAERNGKQLEQNGCLVFRIVGDKFTDIDECQEDLDKESEFWS from the coding sequence ATGGCCGAGCACCCGAACGCAGCGCTCGTCCGCAAGGGCTACGAGGCCTTCACGCGCGGCGACATGGACAGCCTCCGCGGCATGATGGCCTCGGACTGCACACACCACGTCCCCGGCAGCCACTTCCTGTCGGGCGACTACAAGGGCCAGGACTCGATCATCGACCTGTACCAGCGGCTCTTCCAGGAGACCGGCGGGACCTTCAACGTCAACCTGAGCCATGTCTGCGTGGACGGTCGGGGCCACGCGGTCTCCGTGCACCGCTACACGGCCGAGCGCAACGGCAAGCAGCTCGAACAGAACGGCTGTCTCGTCTTCCGGATCGTCGGAGACAAGTTCACGGACATCGACGAATGCCAGGAGGACCTGGACAAGGAGAGCGAGTTCTGGTCGTAG
- a CDS encoding SRPBCC family protein: MSTLEKHVDVGVPIDKAWDSLHHVENYSRFVDGVRDARAEAKGRAHLSIEAGDHTRELDADYHDHAENRVLEWHTRGTPELTGSFSLLPIDRNHTRVQARLEYDPDAVRDTFGGPRGFAQANAVERVVGNDLEHFKKYVEQGR, from the coding sequence ATGAGCACCCTCGAAAAACACGTCGACGTCGGAGTCCCGATCGACAAGGCCTGGGACAGCCTGCACCACGTGGAGAACTACTCACGCTTCGTGGACGGAGTACGCGACGCCCGTGCGGAAGCCAAGGGCCGGGCGCATCTGTCCATCGAGGCCGGCGACCACACCCGCGAACTCGATGCCGACTACCACGACCACGCGGAGAACCGCGTGCTGGAGTGGCACACCCGAGGCACCCCCGAGCTGACGGGCTCCTTCTCCCTGCTCCCGATCGACAGGAACCACACCCGCGTCCAGGCACGGCTCGAGTACGACCCGGACGCCGTCAGGGACACCTTCGGCGGCCCGAGAGGCTTCGCGCAGGCGAACGCGGTCGAACGCGTGGTGGGCAACGATCTGGAGCACTTCAAGAAATACGTGGAACAAGGACGGTGA
- a CDS encoding FG-GAP and VCBS repeat-containing protein: protein MRTRPFLLAAGLLASGLTPLALATPAGAAAAKYADDFNGDGHRDYAVFSYGPDSASKGGGILVTFGTATGPGTKTQFIDQASAGVPGADETDDFFGEVRTAADFDKDGYGDLAVSANGEDVGRYKNNGTVTVLWGGKKGLSGGTAVPNKGAKGASGRAADLATGDFNGDGKQDLALVRDSKTYVYRGAITKSGVKGSVTVLDKDGSSFYSTALITGRVNKDGKTDLVIIGDVVYPEYIASDAWFVSGGAKNLYPGKTLRLERKNGNGGEAHRGGDGVIADFDKDGYGDIAIGTPLYDKYKGRLTLWYGAASGPAKSARFTQATKGIKDTPEADDSFGASLSAGDVNGDGYRDLAIGAYGEKLGSQSYAGAVHVLYGTRSGLTATGSQWFARNTPGVPGDLGDDSFGGTVRLRDTNRDGKADLYVTANQGSVLLRGSSSGVTTAGAQSVKEDIITGMLQ, encoded by the coding sequence TTGCGCACACGCCCGTTCCTCCTGGCCGCAGGCCTGCTCGCCTCCGGTCTGACCCCGCTCGCCCTGGCCACGCCCGCCGGCGCGGCGGCCGCCAAGTACGCCGACGACTTCAACGGCGACGGCCACCGCGACTACGCGGTCTTCTCGTACGGCCCGGACAGCGCCAGCAAGGGCGGCGGCATCCTCGTCACCTTCGGCACGGCGACCGGCCCCGGCACGAAGACCCAGTTCATCGACCAGGCGAGTGCCGGTGTCCCCGGGGCCGACGAGACCGACGACTTCTTCGGCGAGGTCCGCACGGCCGCCGACTTCGACAAGGACGGCTACGGCGACCTCGCGGTGTCCGCCAACGGCGAGGACGTCGGCCGCTACAAGAACAACGGCACGGTCACCGTCCTGTGGGGCGGCAAGAAGGGCTTGTCCGGCGGCACGGCCGTCCCGAACAAGGGCGCGAAGGGCGCGTCCGGCCGGGCGGCCGACCTCGCCACCGGCGACTTCAACGGCGACGGAAAGCAGGACCTGGCCCTGGTCCGCGACAGCAAGACGTACGTCTACCGGGGCGCGATCACCAAGTCGGGTGTGAAGGGCTCGGTCACGGTCCTCGACAAGGACGGCTCGTCCTTCTACTCCACCGCGCTGATCACCGGCAGGGTCAACAAGGACGGCAAGACCGACCTGGTCATCATCGGCGACGTCGTCTACCCGGAGTACATCGCCTCCGACGCCTGGTTCGTCTCCGGCGGCGCGAAGAACCTCTACCCCGGCAAGACCCTCCGCCTGGAGCGCAAGAACGGCAACGGCGGCGAGGCCCACCGCGGCGGCGACGGCGTCATCGCCGACTTCGACAAGGACGGCTACGGCGACATCGCCATCGGCACGCCCCTCTACGACAAGTACAAGGGCCGCCTGACCCTCTGGTACGGCGCCGCCTCCGGCCCCGCCAAGTCCGCCCGCTTCACCCAGGCGACGAAGGGCATCAAGGACACCCCCGAGGCCGACGACTCCTTCGGCGCGTCCCTCTCCGCCGGTGATGTCAACGGCGACGGCTACCGCGACCTGGCGATCGGCGCGTACGGCGAGAAGCTCGGCAGCCAGTCGTACGCGGGCGCCGTCCACGTCCTGTACGGCACCAGGTCCGGCCTCACCGCCACGGGTTCGCAGTGGTTCGCCCGCAACACCCCCGGCGTACCGGGCGACCTGGGCGACGACTCCTTCGGCGGCACGGTACGGCTCCGCGACACCAACCGGGACGGCAAGGCGGACCTGTACGTGACCGCGAACCAGGGTTCGGTGCTGCTGCGGGGCTCGTCGTCGGGCGTGACGACTGCGGGCGCCCAGTCCGTGAAGGAGGACATCATCACGGGGATGCTTCAGTAA
- a CDS encoding FG-GAP and VCBS repeat-containing protein → MHKHLRLALATASAVALTGGLLTFSAVTATAADSVHQPTADFNGDGFGDVAYSAGYATVGGKRGAGQIVALYGSASGVTSTKRTTISQNTTGVPGSAETDDGFGWVSAYGDYNGDGFDDLAVSAPGEDVDGDTDGGTVLIAWGSANGLSGATTVKDPATSSHDYWGTALASGDFDGDGKEDLAVGSTSNRVYVFKGGISKSGTYGGRYSFTTDIRSGKGTGTLVLTAGDVNGDKRTDLVVDGFETDSDWGYNTNWYVPGTASGLSASAAQELKRGVITGIGDINGDGFGDIVTGQDWDPSKDGSEPSVPESSTGGKVHVVYGSADGPGTTVAVTQDSGNVPGSSERGDFFGSELSLGDVNGDGRTDLVVGSPGENLGGVVNTGAVTVLYGAESGLNTTTGYQYFAQSTAGVPGSDETEDRFGGDVKLTDVTGDGRADLTVGAYGENDFNGSVVYLPSDGTKITTTGSRSLAPSAVGVSTDSRPFFGANAAN, encoded by the coding sequence ATGCACAAGCATCTGCGTCTCGCCCTCGCGACGGCCTCCGCGGTCGCGCTGACGGGCGGTCTGCTCACCTTCTCGGCCGTGACGGCGACGGCGGCCGACTCGGTCCACCAGCCCACGGCCGACTTCAACGGCGACGGCTTCGGCGATGTCGCGTACTCGGCCGGCTACGCCACCGTCGGCGGCAAGAGGGGCGCCGGCCAGATCGTCGCCCTGTACGGCTCGGCGAGCGGTGTGACCTCGACGAAGCGCACCACGATCAGCCAGAACACCACCGGCGTGCCCGGCAGCGCGGAGACCGACGACGGCTTCGGCTGGGTCAGCGCGTACGGCGACTACAACGGCGACGGCTTCGACGACCTGGCCGTGTCCGCACCGGGCGAGGACGTCGACGGCGACACCGACGGCGGCACGGTCCTCATCGCGTGGGGCTCGGCGAACGGCCTGTCCGGCGCCACCACCGTCAAGGACCCTGCGACGTCCTCGCACGACTACTGGGGCACCGCCCTCGCGTCCGGCGACTTCGACGGCGACGGCAAGGAGGATCTCGCGGTCGGTTCCACGTCGAACCGGGTCTACGTCTTCAAGGGCGGCATCAGCAAGTCCGGCACGTACGGCGGCCGGTACAGCTTCACCACCGACATCCGCTCCGGCAAGGGCACCGGCACGCTGGTGCTCACCGCGGGCGACGTCAACGGCGACAAGCGGACCGACCTCGTCGTCGACGGCTTCGAGACCGACAGCGACTGGGGCTACAACACCAACTGGTACGTGCCCGGCACCGCCTCCGGCCTCAGCGCCTCGGCGGCGCAGGAGCTGAAGCGCGGCGTCATCACCGGTATCGGCGACATCAACGGCGACGGCTTCGGCGACATCGTCACCGGCCAGGACTGGGACCCGTCGAAGGACGGCAGCGAGCCCTCCGTGCCCGAGTCGTCCACCGGCGGCAAGGTGCACGTCGTCTACGGCTCCGCCGACGGCCCGGGCACCACGGTCGCGGTGACCCAGGACAGCGGCAACGTCCCCGGCTCCTCCGAGCGCGGCGACTTCTTCGGCAGCGAGCTGTCCCTCGGCGACGTCAACGGCGACGGAAGGACCGACCTGGTGGTCGGCTCCCCCGGCGAGAACCTCGGCGGCGTCGTCAACACCGGCGCCGTCACCGTCCTGTACGGCGCGGAGTCCGGCCTGAACACCACCACCGGGTACCAGTACTTCGCCCAGTCCACGGCCGGTGTCCCCGGCTCGGACGAGACGGAGGACCGCTTCGGCGGCGACGTGAAGCTCACCGACGTCACCGGCGACGGCAGGGCGGACCTGACGGTCGGCGCGTACGGCGAGAACGACTTCAACGGTTCCGTGGTCTACCTGCCCTCCGACGGCACGAAGATCACCACGACCGGCTCCCGCTCCCTCGCCCCGTCCGCGGTCGGCGTCTCCACGGACAGCCGGCCGTTCTTCGGCGCGAACGCGGCCAACTGA
- a CDS encoding DUF6281 family protein, whose product MIGSRVRAALAALVTTPLAVGCTAMSGGGESAASCAFVVEYEGHEYMGMDSGEFEVGAKVGTALAPPCNDTGGDGWDESRTEEPTRYDVYEIEGVDVEDAFSVHPDFEESPFMLVRDGRDLPPEVMEIAGRRATPPEDSR is encoded by the coding sequence ATGATCGGTTCCCGCGTGCGGGCCGCCTTGGCGGCTCTGGTGACGACCCCACTCGCCGTGGGCTGTACGGCGATGAGCGGTGGCGGTGAGAGCGCCGCGTCGTGCGCGTTCGTCGTGGAGTACGAGGGCCACGAGTACATGGGCATGGACAGCGGCGAGTTCGAGGTCGGCGCCAAGGTGGGGACCGCGCTCGCGCCGCCCTGCAACGACACCGGCGGGGACGGCTGGGACGAATCCCGGACCGAGGAACCGACCCGGTACGACGTGTACGAGATCGAGGGCGTCGACGTCGAGGACGCGTTCTCGGTCCACCCCGACTTCGAGGAGTCGCCGTTCATGCTGGTGCGCGACGGCCGTGACCTGCCTCCCGAGGTGATGGAGATCGCCGGAAGACGAGCGACACCCCCGGAGGACTCGCGGTGA